The Punica granatum isolate Tunisia-2019 chromosome 4, ASM765513v2, whole genome shotgun sequence sequence CCACCTCCCTCTGTACCGGACCCCCACGCAACCGCCGTCATCTTCAGCGCCGCCCCCGCCGTCCTACGGACAGAGGATGTACCCGCGGGTGGGTAGCCAGCACGGCGCCGCCGTGGCACCTCCACCGGCTGGCCGCCCCTATGGCGCTCACCCACCTCCCCCTTCTTCCAGTAAGCTCTCGCCCGTCCTTAATTGCTCTGTATGTGGAAATTCCGATTGGTTATCGCTAAAGTTTCGATTTTGCTACGAATGGAATTGAAGTTTCGATCTTTTGTTGGATTAGCAGCTCTGAAACTGAAAATCAAGCTGAGTTTTTTATTGATGGTATTGCAGCTGGATTGGGCATCAGGGTTACTGTAAAACCCGAGTACCGGATCAATCCTCCGGTGAGTGTGATTCCGTTCTTGTTGTTGATATCCCTCTGGTAGCTTGTTTTCAAGCCTAGTAATAGCTGATTGGAAGTTCTTGCTCGTATAGATAAGTTCCTTCTTTTTGTGCATGTTCTGTAGATGTTGATCGGATATAAAGAAAGATCTTCCTTCTCTGTGTTTTGGAAAATTGTTGGTGCTCCTAGAGGGAggtttttcgcttatctaaaTGATTTGATTTTCGTCACATTATTATTGCAATCACCTGACATTGTCTCTGTTGGATCAAGCTTTGGTGAATGATAATTGACCTTGGTGTGATTTATTTTGATGTTCACATTAGTGGATGTGAATGATATCGAGGATATGGAAATTTGGTGTTTGAAAGAGGAGGGATTTTACTGAGATGCCAATGCCATGTCATAAGGAGAAGGGAGCATGTCGACTGTTTATGAGGAATAAGAAATATTTCTTGATGGGAGTTAATTGCAGTTGATCTATTCCATCTAGGGAATGAGATTTCTAAATCTCGAAAATGGTGAGCGAAAGAGATTGCTCATTATTCTTTGAAAATATAGCTGTGAAATGTGCTTGACGTAGTTATGCTTTTATCAAATGTCGACTGTTTGGTTTTGTATGATGGTTTTGTCTTGGGTTTTGTACTGAAGATTATTGTGGTAATCACTCATTTCTTTAAGTTACCTGCTTGTTCTCTGAGTTATCAAGTTATCGTTTACTTTGATTTCCATTTGCAGCCCCAAATGTCACCTCATGTGGGAGAAATACCCCGAAGCAATTTTCACTTCGACTTTgattttgagagaaaaattCTAGCTGAAGCGGAGAAGGAAAACCCAAACTGGGGCAAGCTTGCTATGGAAAACCAACCACTAAGGACTGCTCAACCAATTACGCCACAGGTACAATAGATATTCTTTCTCATGTTTGCCTAAATTATGCTCTCTTATAGAGTAGTATCTGTTTACATAGATTAGGTAGGTATTATGAACATAATAATCTGGCCAATGACAAAAGGGATGTCGTTTCGAAGTATATGCTTGTCACTGCAAGAGGTTTCTGGTAATTAATCTTGTCTCTCGTCCATATCATGGACTTTGGTTTAAGTTAAGCCCCTGTTCTCATGCATGTCCTCTCAAATTTATGCAGTGTTAGATGCATCATAAGTCCTTGCTCGCAGAGTTTCATTCCTTGGTACAACATTAGAAATGAGATAATTCAGTTTAGCCCCTTGATGTGATCTTGGATGTAATAATTCCCCCTTCAAGGCTCCCACTTGGTTCATTCGGTTTGGAcctatgttttatttttatgaaattttcatcTGCGGAAAAGGATTTGTGTTTTGAGCCATAAATTGAGCAAAACTGTTGGTCCAGGGTCCTGTTGGAGATCCCGTAGTTTCCAAGTACATTGCCATGGGTCTTAACCGTGAAGCTGTTTCAATTGCCGTTGCAAAATATGGGGATGACCCTAACAAGGTACTTTTTGAGCTTTACGACATCAAttcattgttctctcaaatttACGCATTTTAGGGAACATATCCGCAATCGTGTTGGTAAAACAAGTAACCTGCAACTTAGAAGTTGCTTTTCAGACTGGAGGTTCAGAACTGTTCTGCAGAAGTCCTTTCTCCCGATGTTGAGGTCCTCATTGCTTTTGCTTTAGAAAGCTATTAAGTTTGGTTCATCCCGTAAGAACTTTCTTTTGTCACTAAGGCTGCATCATATATTTCACTGCTGGACCAGATGCTGAGCCGATCAAAGCTATGGGTTCATGGGTCGGCTGGGTATTCCGTGGCCTAACcattttttctgaaaataaaacaaaatatttaagaaTATGATTTATGTAAATTTAAGGTCTAAGAAATCATTTCGAAGCTTATAACTTTTGTCAGCCTGAGTGGTCCAGCTCTCAAGGCTCTTATTTATAGTTGGCCCAGTTTGATCGGCTTGAGTGGGCTGGCTTTTAGAATTATGCTGCGCATTGCTTGTGCTTGTACTACAGTATATTCAGGCATATGTTCGTTGCGAATTTCATACTGTCTTGATAAAACAGGTGAAGGGGTTTGTAAATGGCTACACAGCGCTGCGGGAAATGGGGTTCTCTTCGAGCACAGTTGCTGAGGCTCTATTCATGAACAACAACGATACAAATAAGGCATTGGCCCACTGTCTGTCTTAATGGCTCTTGATAGAAGTCCAGTGACATTGTTGCTGTCGAATAGCAAAACACATCTTATCATTTCATTATCTCGAAATCTATGTTCCTGTAGTTTGATGCTGATCAGATTGCCGTCCATGAGTGGGGGCTATCTCATGTAACCAAGTGATGTATTAGTTTCCCATCAACAATGAATTGCTTCTTTTGCCAGAGCGGTCTTGATGAAGGAGAGAAAGGCAGTAGATCGATTTCCTTATGCCCGAGGACGGCTCATTACTGTGGATCAGGACTGTCAACTCATTTTCTCAAGTTGGGATCCTCCTATATCGGGATTTGGTTCTAGTTTGGTTAAAGTAAAACCGGGAGCAATATTAAGATTATACGGCAGGTGATCATATGTTATCGGTGAAAATGCAAATCTAAAATAAACGGCACaccataaatatttttattttttttatatcatgaAGGACGTCCATTTACCACATTCCCGTTGCCATGATTTCCCGTTGTTTTGTATTTTTGATATCCTGAGAAACTCTGATGTCTTCATAATAAATGTTTATGGACCATTGCCAATAGTTTAAGGAATCTTGAAGGTGTAGTGGGAAATGTCAATTGGCAAATGTTCCCAGCGGGAATCCGGAAATATCGATGGTCCTGGGATGGTATGGTAGCATATTGGCACATTCATCGTCCTATGGCCGTAGCGGCTCCTGCTAAATGAGGAGGGTCCATCCAACGGCGATGATTTCTCTAAACCGTCCCGCTTTCTGCTAAATGAGGAGGTTCCATCCAACGGCGATGAGTTCTCTAAACCGTCCCGCGTTCCGGACCTATCACTATTTACTAGAGAACAAAATCAGCAATCGAATACCTAAAGGAATGATTAATGCTGCGTTTGTTTttatagtaggattttaaaatcagattttg is a genomic window containing:
- the LOC116203754 gene encoding metacaspase-1B-like — translated: MVYDFEFREAGHLPLYRTPTQPPSSSAPPPPSYGQRMYPRVGSQHGAAVAPPPAGRPYGAHPPPPSSTGLGIRVTVKPEYRINPPPQMSPHVGEIPRSNFHFDFDFERKILAEAEKENPNWGKLAMENQPLRTAQPITPQGPVGDPVVSKYIAMGLNREAVSIAVAKYGDDPNKVKGFVNGYTALREMGFSSSTVAEALFMNNNDTNKALAHCLS